From the genome of Streptomyces sp. NBC_01341, one region includes:
- a CDS encoding TetR/AcrR family transcriptional regulator: protein MTPASRRRNIAPPREDVLAAVMATVAERGLDGLTMAGLGREVGMSSGHLLYYFRTKDELLLRTLEWSEARLGAERRALLTGPGTARARLDAYIALYVPEGHRDPHWALWLEVWNRSQDADDDARARQAAIEDAWHGDLVELLSEGIARGEFRAVDPGSAATRLRALMDGFSVHVTVGIPGTGREQVLHQMRGYVDGTLAPPDGAPPAADVTPAS from the coding sequence GTGACCCCTGCTTCCCGCCGTCGCAACATCGCCCCGCCCAGGGAGGACGTGCTCGCCGCCGTCATGGCCACCGTCGCCGAGCGGGGACTCGACGGGCTCACGATGGCCGGGCTCGGCCGCGAGGTCGGGATGAGCAGCGGCCACCTCCTCTACTACTTCCGCACCAAGGACGAGCTGCTGCTCCGGACCCTGGAGTGGAGCGAGGCCCGGCTCGGCGCCGAGCGCCGGGCCCTGCTCACCGGCCCGGGCACCGCCCGCGCGCGGCTCGACGCCTACATCGCGCTGTACGTCCCCGAGGGACACCGCGACCCGCACTGGGCGCTCTGGCTGGAGGTCTGGAACCGCTCGCAGGACGCCGACGACGACGCCCGCGCCCGGCAGGCGGCCATCGAGGACGCCTGGCACGGCGACCTGGTGGAGCTGCTGTCCGAGGGCATCGCACGAGGCGAGTTCCGGGCCGTGGACCCCGGCAGTGCCGCGACGCGCCTGCGCGCGCTGATGGACGGATTCAGCGTGCACGTCACGGTCGGCATCCCCGGCACCGGGCGGGAGCAGGTCCTGCACCAGATGCGCGGCTACGTGGACGGGACTCTTGCGCCTCCCGACGGTGCCCCGCCCGCGGCGGACGTCACGCCCGCATCCTGA
- a CDS encoding agmatine deiminase family protein, whose amino-acid sequence MTYRMPPEWAPHERTWMAWPGPNPTFATGAGLDGARAAWAAVARAVRRFEPVTVVVGPGQEEGARELLGPDIETTVRPLDDAWMRDIGPTFVTDGSRLAAVDWTFNGWGAQGWARWEHDRHIARGVAELAGVPVHGSPLVNEGGAIHVDGEGTVLLTETVQLGKERNPGWSRQAVEDEIHARLGTEKAIWLPRGLTGDYGTYGTLGHVDIVAAFARPGVVVAHVQPDPSHPDHEITRETTAILRAATDARGRALDVVEIAAPTALRDEDGAWADYSYINHYLCNGAVILCSFDDPRDEEAAAAFRDLFPEREVTPVDARTIFASGGGIHCVTQQQPRI is encoded by the coding sequence ATGACCTACCGCATGCCGCCCGAGTGGGCGCCGCACGAGCGCACCTGGATGGCCTGGCCCGGCCCCAACCCGACCTTCGCCACCGGTGCCGGGCTCGACGGGGCGCGCGCCGCCTGGGCCGCAGTCGCCCGTGCCGTACGCCGCTTCGAGCCCGTCACCGTCGTCGTCGGACCCGGGCAGGAGGAGGGTGCGCGCGAGCTCCTGGGCCCGGACATCGAGACCACCGTCCGTCCCCTCGACGACGCCTGGATGCGGGACATCGGGCCGACCTTCGTCACCGACGGCAGCCGGCTGGCGGCGGTGGACTGGACGTTCAACGGCTGGGGCGCCCAGGGCTGGGCCAGGTGGGAGCACGACCGGCACATCGCGCGCGGCGTCGCGGAACTGGCCGGCGTGCCCGTGCACGGTTCGCCGCTCGTCAACGAGGGCGGCGCGATCCACGTCGACGGCGAGGGCACGGTGCTGCTCACCGAGACCGTCCAGCTGGGGAAGGAGCGCAACCCCGGCTGGTCCCGGCAGGCGGTCGAGGACGAGATCCACGCGCGGCTGGGCACCGAGAAGGCGATCTGGCTGCCGCGCGGCCTGACCGGCGACTACGGCACCTACGGCACGCTCGGCCACGTCGACATCGTCGCCGCCTTCGCCCGCCCCGGGGTCGTCGTCGCCCACGTCCAGCCCGATCCCTCCCACCCGGACCACGAGATCACCCGCGAGACGACCGCGATCCTGCGCGCCGCCACCGACGCGCGCGGCCGGGCCCTCGACGTGGTCGAGATAGCCGCGCCCACGGCGTTGCGCGACGAGGACGGCGCCTGGGCCGACTACTCCTACATCAACCACTACCTCTGCAACGGAGCGGTGATCCTCTGCTCCTTCGACGACCCGAGGGACGAGGAGGCCGCCGCAGCGTTCCGCGACCTGTTCCCGGAACGTGAGGTGACCCCCGTCGACGCCCGTACGATCTTCGCGAGCGGTGGGGGCATCCACTGCGTCACCCAGCAACAGCCCAGGATCTGA
- the cimA gene encoding citramalate synthase gives MTTKATAPDDTFHVFDTTLRDGAQREGINLTVADKLTIARHLDDFGVGFIEGGWPGANPRDTEFFARAQQEIDFRHARLVAFGATRRAGGRAAEDPQVRALLDSGAPVITLVAKSHDRHVELALRTTLDENLEMVRDTVAHLREQGRRVFVDCEHFFDGYRANPEYAKAVVRTASEAGADVVILCDTNGGMLPAQVQAVVSTVLADTGARIGIHAQDDTGCAVANTLAAVDAGATHVQCTANGYGERVGNANLFPVVAALELKYGKTVLPEGALADMTRVSHAIAEVVNLTPSTHQPYVGVSAFAHKAGLHASAIKVDPDLYQHIDPERVGNTMRMLVSDMAGRASIELKGKELGIDLGDDRELVGRVVARVKERELRGYTYEAADASFELLLRAEVDGRSRRYFRTESWRAIVEDRPDGTHANEATVKIWAKGERIVATAEGNGPVNALDRALRVGLERIYPQLAKLELIDYKVRILEGRTGTESTTRVLITTGDGTGDWATVGVAENVIAASWQALEDAYTYGLLRAGVEPTD, from the coding sequence ATGACCACCAAGGCAACGGCCCCCGATGACACGTTCCACGTCTTCGACACCACGCTGCGCGACGGTGCGCAGCGTGAAGGCATCAACCTGACGGTCGCCGACAAGCTGACCATCGCACGACACCTGGACGACTTCGGTGTGGGCTTCATCGAGGGCGGCTGGCCCGGCGCCAACCCGCGGGACACGGAGTTCTTCGCCCGCGCCCAGCAGGAGATCGACTTCCGGCACGCCCGGCTCGTCGCGTTCGGGGCCACCCGCAGGGCGGGCGGCAGGGCGGCCGAGGACCCACAGGTCCGGGCCCTCCTGGACTCGGGCGCCCCGGTCATCACGCTCGTGGCGAAGTCGCACGACCGGCATGTGGAACTGGCCCTGCGCACCACACTCGACGAGAACCTGGAGATGGTCCGCGACACCGTCGCCCACCTCCGCGAGCAGGGCCGCCGCGTCTTCGTCGACTGCGAGCACTTCTTCGACGGCTACCGCGCGAACCCCGAGTACGCCAAGGCGGTCGTGCGCACCGCCTCGGAGGCGGGCGCCGACGTGGTCATCCTCTGCGACACCAACGGCGGCATGCTCCCCGCCCAGGTCCAGGCCGTCGTCTCCACCGTCCTCGCCGACACCGGCGCCCGGATCGGCATCCACGCCCAGGACGACACCGGCTGCGCCGTCGCCAACACCCTGGCGGCCGTGGACGCGGGCGCCACCCACGTGCAGTGCACCGCGAACGGATACGGCGAACGGGTCGGCAACGCGAACCTCTTCCCCGTCGTCGCCGCGCTGGAGCTCAAGTACGGCAAGACCGTCCTGCCCGAGGGTGCGCTCGCCGACATGACCCGCGTCTCCCACGCCATCGCCGAGGTCGTGAACCTGACGCCCTCCACCCACCAGCCGTACGTAGGAGTGTCCGCCTTCGCCCACAAGGCCGGGCTCCACGCCTCCGCGATCAAGGTCGACCCGGACCTCTACCAGCACATCGACCCCGAGCGGGTCGGCAACACCATGCGCATGCTGGTGTCCGACATGGCGGGCCGCGCCTCCATCGAGCTGAAGGGCAAGGAGCTCGGCATCGACCTGGGGGACGACCGCGAGCTCGTCGGCCGCGTCGTCGCGCGGGTCAAGGAACGTGAACTCAGGGGCTACACCTACGAGGCGGCCGACGCCTCCTTCGAACTCCTGCTGCGTGCCGAGGTGGACGGCAGGTCCCGCCGCTACTTCCGCACCGAGTCCTGGCGGGCGATCGTCGAGGACCGCCCCGACGGCACCCACGCCAACGAGGCCACCGTGAAGATCTGGGCCAAGGGCGAGCGCATCGTCGCCACGGCCGAGGGCAACGGCCCGGTCAACGCCCTGGACCGGGCGCTGCGCGTCGGCCTGGAGCGGATCTACCCGCAGCTGGCCAAGCTGGAGCTCATCGACTACAAGGTCCGCATCCTGGAGGGCCGCACAGGCACCGAGTCCACCACCCGGGTGCTGATCACCACGGGTGACGGAACCGGTGACTGGGCGACGGTCGGCGTGGCCGAGAACGTCATCGCCGCTTCGTGGCAGGCCCTGGAGGACGCGTACACCTACGGCCTGCTGCGTGCCGGCGTCGAGCCCACCGACTGA
- a CDS encoding lectin — protein sequence MIRTSRAARVLVATTLATAGLAGLSSGTAQAAGETVNIVLTTTDDSGGRHVTRGLQTQTPVTFGAGNGGQGTNITVDENTRYQTFTGGGASFTDTAAWLMKGSGALSQATRDATMKKLFSPTEGIGLSFVRNPMGGSDLARFGYTYDDMPAGQTDPNLANFSIAHDLQDVLPLTKQAEQLNPALTTVASPWTAPAWMKDNGQLNGGWLKAENYGAYADYFVKYLQAWKDQGVPVDYVTAQNEPTCCSGYPSMSWNGSGLAYFTKNELLPKLQSAGLATKVLAHDWNWDSYDAYAAPTVDDAAVRNHPNFGGVAWHGYGGDIAKQTAVHNQYPQLDAFQTEHSGGTWIADQQREDMLNIIDYTRNWAKSVTKWSLAVDQNRGPHNGGCGTCDGLVTVHNGDGRHGQVDYTIEYYTMGHLTKYVRPGAARIASTGSSVVPNVAWRNPDGSKALIAYNGSASAQQVTVNWGGQKFTYSLPGRTSATFTWSGTQSGSPGSGGSLTGLGGKCLDATGNTGADGTPVQIWDCTGAANQRWTVSGDGSVKVLGACLDVTSGATADGTRVQLYTCNGSGAQRWTYDASTGDVVNTASGKCLDVVDRSSANGARVQIWTCTGAANQKWRLQ from the coding sequence ATGATTCGGACAAGCAGAGCGGCGAGAGTCCTCGTCGCGACGACGCTCGCGACCGCGGGCCTCGCCGGACTCTCCTCCGGTACCGCCCAGGCCGCCGGTGAGACCGTGAACATCGTGCTGACCACGACCGACGACTCCGGCGGCCGTCATGTCACCCGCGGCCTCCAGACCCAGACCCCGGTGACGTTCGGCGCCGGCAACGGCGGCCAGGGCACCAACATCACCGTCGACGAGAACACCCGCTATCAGACATTCACCGGCGGCGGCGCCTCGTTCACGGACACCGCGGCCTGGCTGATGAAGGGCAGCGGAGCGCTGAGCCAGGCGACCCGCGACGCGACGATGAAGAAACTCTTCTCGCCGACCGAGGGCATCGGGCTGTCCTTCGTACGCAACCCGATGGGCGGATCGGACCTCGCGCGTTTCGGATACACCTACGACGACATGCCGGCCGGGCAGACGGATCCGAATCTCGCCAACTTCTCGATCGCACACGATCTGCAGGACGTCCTGCCGCTCACCAAGCAGGCCGAGCAGCTCAACCCGGCTCTGACGACGGTCGCCTCACCCTGGACCGCACCCGCCTGGATGAAGGACAACGGGCAGCTCAACGGCGGCTGGCTGAAGGCCGAGAACTACGGTGCCTACGCGGACTACTTCGTGAAGTACCTCCAGGCGTGGAAGGACCAGGGCGTCCCGGTCGACTACGTCACCGCGCAGAACGAGCCGACCTGCTGCTCCGGCTACCCGTCGATGAGCTGGAACGGCTCGGGCCTCGCCTACTTCACCAAGAACGAACTGCTCCCGAAGCTCCAGTCGGCGGGCCTGGCCACCAAGGTGCTGGCGCACGACTGGAACTGGGACAGCTACGACGCGTACGCCGCCCCCACCGTCGACGACGCGGCCGTGCGCAACCACCCGAACTTCGGCGGGGTCGCCTGGCACGGCTACGGCGGCGACATCGCGAAGCAGACGGCCGTCCACAACCAGTACCCACAGCTGGACGCCTTCCAGACCGAGCACTCGGGCGGCACGTGGATCGCCGACCAGCAGCGCGAGGACATGCTCAACATCATCGACTACACCCGCAACTGGGCGAAGTCGGTCACCAAGTGGTCGCTGGCCGTCGACCAGAACCGCGGCCCGCACAACGGCGGCTGCGGCACCTGCGACGGGCTGGTCACCGTGCACAACGGGGACGGCAGGCACGGCCAGGTGGACTACACGATCGAGTACTACACGATGGGCCACCTGACGAAGTACGTCCGGCCGGGCGCCGCCCGGATAGCGTCGACGGGCAGTTCGGTGGTGCCCAACGTGGCGTGGCGCAACCCGGACGGCTCCAAGGCCCTGATCGCGTACAACGGTTCGGCGTCCGCGCAGCAGGTCACCGTCAACTGGGGCGGGCAGAAGTTCACCTACTCACTGCCCGGCCGCACGTCGGCGACCTTCACCTGGTCGGGCACCCAGTCGGGCTCGCCGGGCAGCGGGGGTTCGCTCACGGGCCTCGGCGGCAAGTGCCTCGACGCCACGGGCAACACCGGTGCGGACGGCACCCCGGTCCAGATCTGGGACTGCACCGGCGCGGCCAACCAGCGGTGGACGGTCTCCGGCGACGGCTCCGTGAAGGTGCTGGGCGCCTGCCTGGACGTCACCTCGGGCGCGACGGCCGACGGAACGAGGGTCCAGCTGTACACGTGCAACGGCTCGGGCGCCCAGCGCTGGACGTACGACGCCTCGACCGGGGACGTGGTCAACACGGCCTCGGGCAAGTGCCTGGACGTGGTGGACCGGTCGTCGGCGAACGGCGCGCGCGTCCAGATCTGGACGTGCACCGGAGCCGCCAACCAGAAGTGGCGGCTCCAGTAG
- a CDS encoding urease subunit alpha gives MDPHEYASVHGPRAGDRVALGDSGLTVRVASDSQKPGDEFLAGFGKTARDGLHLKAAAVRETCDVVISNVLVIDAVLGVRKVSVGIREGRISAVGRAGNPDTLDGVDVVVGTGTTIVSGEGLIATAGAVDPHVHLLSPRIMEASLASGVTTIIGQEFGPVWGVGVNSPWALRHAFNAFDAWPVNIGFLGRGSSSHEAPLVEALAEGGACGFKVHEDMGAHTRALDTALRVAEEHDVQVALHSDGLNECLSVEDTLAVLEGRTIHAFHIEGCGGGHVPNVLKMAGVPHVIGSSTNPTLPFGRDAVAEHYGMIVSVHDLKTDLPGDAAMARDRIRAGTMGAEDVLHDLGAIGITSSDAQGMGRAGETVRRTFAMAAKMKAEFGPMEGDGPGDDNARVLRYIAKLTVNPAIAHGIAHEVGSIEPGKLADIVLWRPEFFGAKPQLVLKSGFPAYGVTGDPNAATDTCEPLILGPQFGAYGATAADLSVAFVAQAAAQLGADLMPTRRRRVGVRGTRGIGPADLLLNSRTGKVDVDGDSGLVTLDGDPLRSPAAESVSLNRLYFL, from the coding sequence ATGGATCCGCACGAGTACGCCTCCGTGCACGGACCGCGCGCCGGGGACAGGGTCGCGCTCGGCGACTCGGGGCTGACCGTGCGCGTCGCGTCGGACTCCCAGAAGCCGGGGGACGAGTTCCTCGCCGGGTTCGGGAAGACCGCCCGTGACGGCCTGCACCTCAAGGCCGCGGCCGTACGGGAGACCTGTGACGTCGTCATCAGCAACGTCCTCGTCATCGACGCGGTCCTGGGCGTCAGGAAGGTGTCCGTCGGCATCCGGGAAGGCCGCATCTCCGCGGTCGGACGGGCCGGCAACCCGGACACCCTCGACGGTGTCGACGTGGTCGTCGGCACGGGGACCACCATCGTCTCCGGCGAGGGCCTCATCGCGACGGCGGGCGCCGTGGACCCGCACGTCCACCTGCTCTCCCCGCGCATCATGGAGGCCTCGCTCGCCTCCGGGGTCACCACGATCATCGGCCAGGAGTTCGGCCCGGTCTGGGGCGTCGGCGTCAACTCCCCCTGGGCGCTGCGCCACGCCTTCAACGCGTTCGACGCCTGGCCGGTCAACATAGGCTTCCTCGGCCGCGGTTCCTCGTCCCACGAGGCGCCGCTGGTCGAGGCGCTGGCCGAGGGCGGTGCCTGCGGGTTCAAGGTCCACGAGGACATGGGCGCCCACACCCGCGCCCTGGACACCGCGCTGCGGGTCGCCGAGGAACACGACGTACAGGTCGCGCTGCACAGCGACGGGCTGAACGAATGCCTGTCCGTGGAGGACACCCTCGCCGTCCTGGAGGGCCGCACGATCCACGCCTTCCACATCGAGGGCTGCGGCGGCGGCCACGTGCCCAACGTCCTGAAGATGGCGGGCGTCCCCCACGTCATCGGATCGTCGACCAACCCGACGCTCCCCTTCGGCCGCGACGCGGTCGCCGAGCACTACGGGATGATCGTCTCCGTCCACGACCTCAAGACCGACCTCCCCGGCGACGCGGCGATGGCCCGCGACCGCATCAGGGCCGGGACGATGGGTGCCGAGGACGTGCTGCACGACCTGGGGGCCATCGGGATCACCTCCTCCGACGCGCAGGGCATGGGACGGGCCGGAGAGACGGTGCGCCGCACCTTCGCCATGGCCGCGAAGATGAAGGCCGAGTTCGGCCCGATGGAGGGCGACGGGCCCGGCGACGACAACGCGCGGGTGCTGCGCTACATCGCCAAGCTCACGGTCAACCCGGCCATCGCCCACGGCATCGCGCACGAGGTCGGCTCCATCGAGCCGGGCAAGCTCGCCGACATCGTCCTGTGGCGCCCCGAGTTCTTCGGCGCGAAGCCCCAGCTGGTCCTGAAGTCCGGCTTCCCCGCGTACGGGGTCACGGGCGACCCCAACGCGGCCACCGACACCTGCGAACCCCTGATCCTGGGACCGCAGTTCGGGGCATACGGGGCGACGGCAGCCGATCTCTCCGTCGCCTTCGTCGCCCAGGCCGCCGCCCAGCTCGGCGCCGACCTGATGCCCACCCGGCGCCGCAGGGTCGGTGTCCGAGGCACCCGCGGCATCGGGCCCGCGGACCTGCTCCTCAACTCCCGTACCGGCAAGGTCGACGTGGACGGTGACAGCGGACTCGTCACCCTCGACGGGGACCCGCTGCGCTCGCCCGCCGCCGAGTCGGTCTCCCTCAACCGCCTCTACTTCCTCTGA
- a CDS encoding LacI family DNA-binding transcriptional regulator, with protein sequence MRVTIADVAREAGVSKTTVSRVINLKGEVDGSTAARVREVIAHLGYVPSSGAVGLARGSSRTVGMLVPSLTWPWMGEVLQGVVDTVEAADYGLLLFTCNRGAESVERFTTQVSARAFDGLVVVEPENTLGRLTVLHRSGLPIVLIDDRGHHPEFPSVVTTNHEGGASAARHLRAAGRTRPLVVTGPRHFGCVNDRLAGFRSVLPTELVVDGDFTERRGRLAVEELLADGVDFDSVFALNDISAVGVLRALRAAGRRVPEDIAVVGFDDIPMAEHTEPPLTTVHQPTRQMGEAAARLLLSRLGGTGVPDGPVVLPTELVVRHSAP encoded by the coding sequence TTGCGCGTCACCATCGCCGATGTCGCCCGCGAGGCCGGTGTCAGCAAGACGACCGTGTCGCGTGTCATCAACCTCAAGGGCGAAGTGGACGGTTCGACGGCCGCCCGCGTTCGTGAAGTGATCGCGCACCTCGGTTACGTGCCCAGCTCCGGTGCCGTGGGGCTGGCCCGCGGGAGCAGCCGTACGGTCGGCATGCTCGTGCCGTCGCTCACCTGGCCGTGGATGGGCGAAGTGCTCCAGGGAGTCGTCGACACCGTCGAGGCGGCCGACTACGGGCTGCTCCTCTTCACCTGCAACCGGGGTGCCGAGTCCGTCGAGCGCTTCACCACCCAGGTGTCGGCGCGGGCCTTCGACGGACTCGTAGTCGTCGAGCCGGAGAACACCCTCGGCCGGCTCACCGTCCTGCACCGCTCCGGCCTGCCGATCGTGCTGATCGACGACCGGGGCCACCACCCGGAATTCCCCTCCGTCGTGACCACCAATCACGAGGGGGGCGCGTCCGCCGCCCGCCATCTGCGGGCCGCCGGCCGCACCAGACCCCTGGTGGTCACAGGCCCCAGGCACTTCGGCTGCGTGAACGACCGGCTCGCCGGCTTCCGTTCGGTCCTGCCCACCGAACTGGTCGTCGACGGCGACTTCACCGAGCGGCGCGGCCGTCTCGCCGTGGAGGAACTCCTCGCGGACGGTGTGGACTTCGACTCCGTCTTCGCCCTGAACGACATCAGCGCGGTGGGTGTCCTGCGGGCTCTGCGTGCCGCCGGCCGCCGCGTGCCCGAGGACATCGCGGTGGTCGGCTTCGACGACATCCCGATGGCCGAACACACCGAACCGCCGCTGACCACCGTGCATCAGCCCACGCGGCAGATGGGCGAGGCGGCGGCCCGCCTGCTGCTCTCCCGCCTCGGCGGCACCGGCGTACCGGACGGACCGGTCGTGCTGCCCACCGAACTGGTCGTGCGCCACTCGGCGCCGTAG
- the ureA gene encoding urease subunit gamma, with product MRLTPTERDRLLLFGAAELARARRARGLRLNVPEATALIADTVCEAARDGRRLAEAVEAGRTVLEPGDVLPGVAEIVTEVQVEAVFDDGSRLAVVTRPLGDGTLGDAAPGALVPGPAAPGPEPVVRLAVRNTATVPVSVTSHFHFFEANPRLRFDRATAYGMRLGVPAGSSVRFGPGESVRVGLVPIGGDRVAVGFAGLVDGPLDAPGAKEEALRRAAACGYLGAEGEK from the coding sequence GTGCGACTGACCCCGACCGAACGCGACCGGCTGCTGCTCTTCGGTGCCGCCGAGCTGGCCAGGGCCCGGCGAGCCCGTGGCCTCAGGCTCAACGTCCCCGAGGCGACCGCCCTGATCGCCGACACCGTCTGCGAGGCGGCCCGGGACGGGCGCAGGCTGGCCGAGGCCGTGGAGGCGGGCCGGACCGTGCTGGAGCCCGGCGATGTGCTGCCCGGCGTGGCCGAGATCGTCACCGAGGTCCAGGTGGAGGCCGTATTCGACGACGGTTCCCGGCTCGCCGTCGTCACCCGGCCCCTCGGCGACGGCACGCTCGGCGACGCAGCCCCCGGAGCGCTCGTCCCCGGCCCCGCGGCCCCCGGTCCCGAGCCCGTCGTGCGGCTGGCCGTCCGCAACACAGCGACCGTGCCGGTCAGCGTGACGTCGCACTTCCACTTCTTCGAGGCCAACCCCCGGCTCCGCTTCGACCGGGCTACGGCGTACGGGATGCGGCTGGGCGTGCCGGCGGGTTCCTCCGTCCGGTTCGGTCCGGGGGAGTCCGTGCGCGTGGGCCTCGTGCCCATCGGCGGGGACCGGGTCGCCGTCGGGTTCGCCGGCCTCGTGGACGGACCGCTGGACGCGCCCGGCGCGAAGGAGGAGGCGCTGCGCAGGGCGGCGGCCTGCGGGTACCTCGGAGCGGAGGGGGAGAAGTGA